The proteins below are encoded in one region of Clostridium fermenticellae:
- a CDS encoding putative zinc-binding protein — MADSKVGILSCSGEECLGGTISRLATRKMLEQLRAGKTVTLCLPLYLAGGEEERSFAKDYPVITVDGCSKCCAKRATEKYSGTVSADVVVSDILGENVALDKTVSTKDLTEKHYKMVDKVTKEICENFDKIISE; from the coding sequence ATGGCAGATTCAAAAGTTGGAATATTATCCTGTAGTGGTGAAGAATGTCTTGGCGGTACTATTTCAAGACTTGCCACAAGAAAAATGCTTGAACAACTTAGAGCTGGTAAAACAGTAACTCTGTGCCTTCCTTTATATCTTGCAGGTGGAGAAGAAGAAAGATCTTTTGCAAAAGATTATCCTGTAATTACAGTAGATGGCTGCAGTAAATGCTGTGCTAAAAGAGCTACAGAAAAATATAGTGGCACTGTAAGTGCAGATGTTGTTGTTTCAGATATATTAGGTGAAAATGTTGCTCTTGATAAGACTGTTTCAACTAAAGATTTAACTGAAAAGCACTATAAAATGGTAGATAAAGTTACAAAAGAAATATGTGAAAATTTTGATAAAATAATATCCGAATAG
- a CDS encoding putative zinc-binding protein: protein MSKVKVIPCSGIGKVFGLMARETALKVANELKPNETETICLGSIVTGDADVKKKIEGHSCITIDGCPKSCSAKNVKIAGGIIKAQYRTVNEMKNHRGVDPGTATALTDDGWKIVDELCTKVCLNVDEILKEEK, encoded by the coding sequence ATGTCTAAAGTAAAGGTTATTCCCTGCAGTGGTATAGGGAAGGTATTTGGTCTTATGGCAAGAGAAACAGCTTTAAAGGTTGCAAATGAATTGAAACCTAATGAAACTGAGACAATTTGTCTTGGATCTATAGTAACTGGAGATGCAGATGTAAAGAAAAAGATTGAAGGACATTCCTGCATAACCATAGATGGATGTCCCAAATCATGTTCTGCTAAAAATGTTAAAATTGCAGGTGGCATAATAAAAGCACAATATCGAACTGTTAATGAAATGAAAAATCACAGGGGGGTAGATCCAGGTACTGCTACAGCTCTCACCGATGATGGATGGAAAATTGTAGATGAATTATGTACAAAAGTATGTTTAAATGTTGATGAAATATTAAAGGAGGAAAAATAA
- a CDS encoding 4Fe-4S dicluster domain-containing protein yields the protein MSESTFMGIPREKIDWSPRIDYDKCNNCMECVKFCPHNVYEVRENEDKKLIVKTPDNCVVFCRACGKTCGVDALSFPNKTETIKTIKKIRKELESNE from the coding sequence ATGAGTGAATCAACTTTTATGGGCATTCCAAGAGAAAAAATAGATTGGAGTCCAAGAATAGATTACGATAAATGTAATAATTGCATGGAATGTGTTAAATTCTGTCCTCATAATGTGTATGAAGTTAGAGAAAATGAAGACAAAAAACTTATTGTTAAGACCCCAGATAATTGTGTTGTATTCTGCCGTGCTTGTGGCAAAACCTGTGGTGTAGATGCCTTATCTTTTCCAAATAAGACTGAAACCATAAAAACGATTAAAAAAATAAGAAAGGAGCTTGAAAGCAATGAGTAA
- a CDS encoding putative zinc-binding protein — protein sequence MSKSYAILPCNGIDKCAGCIAKEVALKLTETTDSEIICPVLYRVAEARYNKVASEKPLLVIDGCATRCASKLASEKGLKIAKKINISDEAKTNNIAINNSLRLEENELKLADIITSKLTKVEEKIGNQSSFAFSEDIQYEIYKKDKFTFRVPKEGFYFNENDCWAYIVGTKARIGVTDYVQKSLSDIMFFTPPAVGSEIEQFGESGNIESGKAVFEIICPVSGTITAINEKLLESPELINENPYEKGWIAEIELSDFENDKDFLYDFSKYFEVLKRKVDEFHV from the coding sequence ATGAGTAAATCCTATGCTATACTTCCATGTAATGGTATTGATAAATGTGCTGGCTGTATTGCAAAAGAAGTAGCTTTAAAACTTACTGAAACCACAGATAGTGAAATTATCTGCCCTGTATTATATAGGGTAGCCGAAGCAAGATATAACAAGGTAGCTTCCGAAAAACCACTTCTTGTGATTGATGGCTGTGCAACAAGGTGTGCCAGCAAACTTGCCTCTGAAAAAGGTCTGAAAATTGCCAAAAAAATCAATATAAGTGATGAAGCAAAGACAAATAATATTGCTATTAATAATAGCTTGAGACTTGAAGAAAATGAATTAAAATTAGCTGATATTATAACTTCAAAGCTAACAAAAGTAGAAGAAAAGATAGGAAATCAAAGTTCTTTTGCTTTCTCTGAAGATATACAATATGAAATTTATAAAAAAGATAAGTTCACATTTAGAGTTCCAAAGGAAGGCTTTTATTTCAATGAAAATGACTGTTGGGCTTATATTGTAGGTACTAAAGCTAGAATAGGTGTGACAGATTATGTTCAAAAAAGTTTATCAGATATAATGTTCTTTACTCCACCAGCAGTTGGAAGTGAAATAGAACAGTTTGGAGAATCAGGTAATATAGAGTCTGGTAAAGCTGTATTTGAAATTATATGTCCTGTGAGTGGTACAATAACAGCCATAAATGAAAAACTACTAGAATCACCTGAACTTATTAATGAAAATCCATATGAAAAAGGATGGATAGCAGAAATAGAATTATCTGATTTTGAAAATGATAAAGATTTTCTTTATGATTTTTCCAAATATTTTGAAGTATTAAAAAGAAAGGTAGATGAATTTCATGTCTAA